Proteins from a genomic interval of Mustela lutreola isolate mMusLut2 chromosome 4, mMusLut2.pri, whole genome shotgun sequence:
- the LOC131830468 gene encoding olfactory receptor-like protein OLF3, producing the protein MDTDNKTWVREFILLGLSSDWDTQISLFIFFLIMYMVTVLGNFLIILLIRLDSRLHTPMYFFLTNLSLVDVSYATSIVPQMLAHFLAAHKTIPFVSCAAQLFFSLGLGGIEFVLLAVMAYDRYVAVCTPLRYSVIMHGGLCIRLAITSWVSGSVNSLIQTVITFQLPMCTNKYIDHISCEILAVIRLACVDISSNEIAIMVSSIVLLMTPFCLVLLSYIQIISTILKIQSTEGRKKAFHTCASHLTVVVLCYGMTIFTYIQPHSSPSVLQEKLISIFYAILMPVLNPMIYSVRNKEVKGAWQKLLGQLSVLTSKLAT; encoded by the coding sequence ATGGACACAGATAACAAGACTTGGGTAAGAGAGTTTATCCTACTTGGCCTGTCCAGTGACTGGGACACACAGATCTccctcttcatctttttcttgaTCATGTACATGGTGACAGTGCTGGGGAACTTCCTCATCATTCTTCTCATCAGACTGGACAGCCGACTCCACACTCCCATGTACTTCTTTCTCACCAACCTCTCCCTCGTTGATGTCTCCTATGCCACAAGCATCGTTCCTCAGATGCTGGCGCATTTCCTTGCAGCAcataaaacaatcccatttgtGAGCTGTGCAGCCCAGTTATTTTTCTCCCTGGGCTTGGGTGGGATTGAGTTTGTTCTACTGGcagtgatggcctatgaccgctatgtggccgtGTGTACCCCCCTGAGATACTCGGTCATCATGCATGGAGGCCTCTGTATTAGGTTGGccatcacatcctgggtcagTGGTTCTGTCAACTCTCTCATACAGACTGTAATCACCTTTCAGCTGCCCATGTGCACAAACAAGTATATTGATCACATATCATGTGAAATTTTAGCTGTGATCAGGCTGGCCTGTGTAGACATCTCCTCCAATGAGATCGCAATCATGGTTTCTAGCATTGTTCTGCTGATGACACCTTTCTGCCTGGTTCTCCTATCCTACATCCAGATCATCTCCACCATCTTAAAGATCCAGTccacagagggaagaaagaaagcctTCCACACCTGTGCCTCTCACCTCACAGTGGTTGTCCTGTGCTATGGCATGACCATTTTCACTTACATCCAGCCTCACTCCAGCCCCTCTGTCCTTCAGGAGAAGTTGATATCTATCTTTTATGCCATTTTGATGCCTGTGCTGAACCCCATGATTTATAGTGTAAGGAATAAGGAGGTGAAGGGGGCTTGGCAGAAGCTACTGGGGCAATTATCTGTGTTAACATCAAAACTGGCAACTTGA